The Desmonostoc muscorum LEGE 12446 genome includes a region encoding these proteins:
- a CDS encoding tyrosine-type recombinase/integrase, with amino-acid sequence MVRDRLSRTTLSFPHPVKSQNEDKWISSDPRTGKLVIRFFVRGFPKQFYISTGLENTNRNREIVRIRRDAIKNDIALGRFDYTLNSYQFRAVQIDPAAMVTKQSEIKYQQDLQELWERFAQFQLTQIEETTFLTTYKAVARFIKKLPTHSLEKTPDIRDWLLANTTQLMTWHKLSYFQQCCEWGVQSGLIPDNPFLKLKIQNLKPKKKSIKNNDYRAFTLQQRDIIIQAFEKHHSHSCYASLIKFLFFTGCRPGEAFALTWNDISDNYTRISIDKSRNMHGVLKGTKNGKRRIFPTTDGSKLQRLLQDIKPATATLDDLIFKTKTGSRMTSFVLHTVWNKSVNHLGVVKELVEEGEIPYYLKPYACRHTFATWAISSGITPDKVALWIGDEVLTVLRYYCHPNVVDAECPDF; translated from the coding sequence GTGGTTCGCGATAGATTATCGCGAACTACTCTTTCTTTTCCACATCCCGTGAAAAGTCAGAATGAAGATAAATGGATTAGTTCAGATCCGCGAACCGGGAAGCTGGTAATTCGTTTTTTTGTTCGCGGATTTCCAAAACAGTTTTATATCAGTACCGGTTTAGAAAACACCAATCGTAACCGCGAAATCGTTCGTATTCGCAGAGATGCGATCAAAAACGATATCGCATTGGGGCGGTTTGATTACACGCTAAACAGCTATCAGTTTAGGGCAGTCCAAATCGACCCCGCAGCGATGGTAACCAAACAGTCAGAAATTAAGTATCAGCAAGATTTACAAGAGCTTTGGGAGCGATTTGCTCAATTTCAGCTTACTCAAATTGAAGAAACAACATTTCTGACTACCTATAAAGCGGTAGCTAGGTTTATCAAAAAACTTCCAACTCATTCATTAGAGAAAACACCAGATATAAGAGACTGGTTATTAGCTAACACGACGCAACTCATGACGTGGCACAAACTCTCCTATTTTCAGCAGTGCTGTGAGTGGGGTGTTCAATCAGGATTAATCCCTGACAATCCTTTTTTAAAACTGAAAATTCAAAACTTGAAACCCAAGAAAAAATCAATCAAAAATAATGACTACCGCGCATTTACCCTGCAACAGCGAGACATCATTATCCAAGCCTTTGAAAAACACCATAGTCATTCCTGTTATGCGTCGCTGATAAAATTTTTATTCTTCACTGGATGCCGACCAGGCGAAGCATTTGCCCTCACCTGGAATGACATTAGCGACAATTACACTCGTATTTCTATCGACAAATCACGAAATATGCACGGCGTACTCAAAGGAACTAAAAACGGGAAGAGGCGAATATTCCCTACTACTGACGGAAGCAAGCTACAAAGATTGCTGCAAGATATTAAACCAGCCACAGCCACACTTGACGACTTAATTTTTAAGACTAAGACTGGCAGCCGAATGACTAGTTTTGTTCTTCACACTGTCTGGAACAAATCAGTGAACCATCTCGGAGTGGTCAAAGAATTAGTGGAAGAAGGCGAAATCCCTTACTACCTCAAGCCTTATGCGTGCAGGCACACTTTCGCTACATGGGCTATCAGCAGTGGTATAACCCCCGATAAAGTCGCCTTGTGGATTGGGGACGAGGTTCTGACAGTCTTGCGTTACTACTGCCATCCCAACGTAGTTGACGCTGAGTGTCCTGATTTTTGA
- a CDS encoding transposase, translated as MAHLAATVEIPELIQFLRSSLHDLPDERKPGNNTKYQVEDAMMAAFSIFFTQSESFLDHQRLMKSSKGKDNAESLFSIEKIPCDNQIRNLLDPVPAATIFMAFQEVYEWLNKNGVLKKFLYLDEEILIALDGTEYFSSKKNNCPHCNCRNHRNGTTTYFHGCVTPIIVSPNQKQVINFEPEFIKKQDGYQKQDCENAAVKRWLNKNNQNKYGYPVTLLGDDLYSRQPICTLLLKQGYNFIFVCLKTSHNTLYDWLEFLERSGEIKTIEKQQWDGRKNLIYRYRYTSRVPLKDEDSSLEVNWCEVTVINKKTEEIIYQNNWITNHKITENNVEEIVKAGRSRWKVENEGNNVLKNHGYNLEHNFGHGENHLCELLLSLNLLAFLFHTVLDLVNYTYQKVRKILVTRTTFFKDIRTLLKYLWFKDWSHLFSLIITEHDPLKRVNSS; from the coding sequence ATGGCACACTTAGCAGCGACCGTAGAAATTCCTGAATTAATACAATTTTTACGGTCATCATTACATGACTTACCGGATGAAAGGAAACCTGGGAATAATACGAAATATCAGGTAGAAGATGCAATGATGGCAGCATTTTCCATCTTTTTTACTCAGTCAGAGTCTTTTTTAGACCATCAAAGATTAATGAAAAGTAGCAAGGGAAAAGATAACGCAGAAAGTTTATTTTCAATTGAGAAAATCCCCTGTGATAATCAAATAAGAAATTTGTTAGATCCGGTGCCAGCAGCTACTATATTTATGGCTTTTCAAGAAGTCTATGAATGGTTAAATAAAAATGGAGTGTTGAAAAAGTTTCTCTACTTAGATGAAGAAATTTTAATCGCTTTAGATGGCACAGAATATTTTTCATCTAAAAAAAATAATTGCCCTCATTGTAATTGTCGTAATCATCGAAATGGAACTACAACTTATTTTCATGGCTGTGTCACACCTATTATAGTTTCTCCTAATCAGAAACAAGTAATTAATTTCGAGCCAGAATTTATTAAAAAACAAGATGGATATCAAAAACAAGACTGTGAAAATGCGGCTGTTAAAAGATGGTTAAACAAGAATAATCAAAATAAGTATGGTTATCCTGTAACGCTTCTAGGGGATGACTTGTATTCTCGCCAACCTATTTGTACCTTGCTGCTAAAACAAGGTTATAATTTTATTTTTGTTTGTCTGAAAACGTCACACAATACTTTATATGATTGGCTAGAATTCTTAGAAAGAAGTGGAGAAATTAAAACCATTGAAAAGCAACAATGGGATGGGAGAAAAAATCTAATTTATCGTTATCGTTATACTTCTAGAGTTCCCTTAAAAGATGAAGATTCAAGTCTCGAAGTTAATTGGTGCGAAGTGACAGTTATTAATAAAAAAACCGAAGAAATTATCTACCAAAATAATTGGATAACTAATCATAAAATCACTGAAAATAATGTTGAAGAAATTGTCAAAGCTGGACGCAGCAGATGGAAAGTGGAGAATGAGGGGAATAACGTTCTTAAAAATCACGGTTATAATTTAGAACATAACTTTGGTCATGGTGAAAATCATTTATGCGAGTTATTATTATCTTTAAATTTGCTAGCTTTTTTATTTCATACTGTTTTAGATTTAGTTAATTATACTTATCAAAAAGTTCGTAAAATATTAGTAACTCGAACTACTTTCTTTAAAGATATTCGGACTTTATTAAAATATTTATGGTTTAAAGATTGGTCGCATTTATTTTCATTGATCATCACAGAACATGACCCATTAAAAAGAGTAAATTCTAGTTGA
- a CDS encoding IS4 family transposase, whose amino-acid sequence MKLLEANPYRDCDFGDKRLTDRAVLIAEALKVKYGHPLSEIFQSASDLKRGYEFFSNPKTTFEKLTQPSFKQTAQEIYGIPIVLAVGDTTYLDYKKILEKRDDYGPTGNGGNGLILHSSLALDPDFGQPLGLLWEKLWHRQHKASPPPEETSTAKKKRLKKERLIAKNRAFKEKESYRWVEVFQKVNKLFKGLEMPDGGLLSRVIHVFDREGDIAEVFALQRKNKNTGVVVRAAHNRCLEGENSYLWEYVTSQKVQFIKEIELPETKKRKERTATLEIRYCPVSINPPSRLKKSGNFNVYALFATEINVPDGCEPITWMLLTSELITTQTEASQILRWYTYRWRIEEYHKILKSGCKAESYRLAGESMSTMLGFLTVIAAQLLRMTYLHRNSPHSSAELVLTKIQMDVLLASTPPKQKKQIQLTVDWAIRAIARLGGYLEHRKNSPIGIQVLWRGWLELETLCQGWLLHENLKSIY is encoded by the coding sequence ATGAAACTATTAGAAGCAAACCCGTACCGCGATTGTGATTTTGGTGACAAACGTCTGACCGACAGAGCAGTGTTAATTGCGGAGGCTTTAAAAGTAAAATATGGTCATCCTCTATCAGAAATATTTCAAAGCGCTAGTGACCTCAAACGTGGCTACGAATTCTTTTCTAACCCCAAAACAACTTTTGAGAAATTGACCCAACCATCTTTTAAACAGACGGCACAAGAGATTTATGGCATACCAATAGTATTAGCGGTAGGAGATACTACTTATCTGGATTATAAAAAAATATTAGAAAAAAGAGATGATTATGGGCCTACGGGCAATGGTGGGAACGGACTAATTTTACATAGTTCTTTAGCACTAGACCCAGACTTTGGTCAGCCACTAGGACTATTATGGGAGAAATTGTGGCATCGACAGCACAAAGCATCTCCACCACCAGAGGAAACATCTACGGCAAAAAAAAAGCGATTAAAAAAAGAACGTTTAATCGCCAAGAATAGAGCTTTTAAAGAGAAAGAATCTTATCGATGGGTTGAAGTTTTTCAGAAAGTAAACAAATTATTTAAAGGTTTAGAAATGCCTGATGGGGGACTACTCTCAAGAGTAATTCATGTCTTTGACCGTGAAGGAGATATTGCAGAAGTATTCGCACTTCAACGTAAAAATAAAAATACAGGTGTAGTTGTCAGAGCCGCTCACAATCGTTGTTTAGAAGGAGAAAACTCTTATCTATGGGAGTATGTAACATCCCAGAAAGTGCAGTTTATAAAAGAGATTGAATTACCTGAAACTAAAAAGCGAAAAGAAAGAACTGCCACCTTGGAGATCAGGTATTGTCCAGTATCAATAAATCCTCCTTCTCGGTTAAAAAAGTCAGGCAATTTTAACGTTTACGCGCTCTTTGCAACAGAAATTAATGTGCCAGATGGATGTGAGCCAATTACGTGGATGCTACTGACAAGCGAGTTAATAACAACACAGACAGAAGCATCTCAAATTCTTCGATGGTATACGTATCGCTGGCGGATAGAAGAATATCACAAAATACTAAAATCTGGCTGTAAAGCGGAAAGTTACCGCTTGGCAGGGGAGAGTATGTCAACAATGTTAGGTTTTTTAACAGTGATTGCGGCACAATTACTGCGAATGACTTATCTACACCGGAATTCCCCGCACAGTTCAGCAGAATTGGTGTTAACAAAAATACAAATGGACGTGCTACTTGCTAGTACTCCACCCAAACAAAAAAAGCAGATACAGCTTACAGTTGACTGGGCAATTAGAGCAATTGCACGTCTCGGCGGATACTTAGAACATAGGAAGAATAGCCCTATTGGGATACAAGTTTTGTGGCGAGGCTGGTTGGAATTAGAAACTTTATGCCAAGGTTGGTTGCTACATGAAAATCTAAAATCAATATATTGA
- the cas12k gene encoding type V CRISPR-associated protein Cas12k (Type V-K CRISPR systems have also been known as with the large Cas12k protein, has also been known as type V-U5, and Cas12k as C2c5.) — MNYTYKSWLALMKRLQSQLSSKIYWLEMLISDAELVKITGASLDEICTKATEILDQIASVDTINTQQPKSSKVKKSKKSALSQTDDVKHALQIGDRNVFNTLFEIYRNTEDILTRCAISYLLKNACKVTDKEEDCEKFTQRRRKLEIQIERIKEQLEARIPKGRDLTNTKWLQTLFTAIHNVPQNETEAKSWQNSLLRQSSCVPFPVAYEGSEEMTWFKNQKGRICVKFNGMSER; from the coding sequence GTGAATTACACCTATAAATCGTGGCTGGCTTTAATGAAGCGGTTACAGTCACAACTGAGCAGTAAAATCTACTGGCTGGAAATGCTCATAAGTGATGCTGAATTAGTCAAAATCACTGGCGCATCCTTGGATGAAATTTGCACCAAAGCAACTGAAATTTTGGATCAAATTGCTTCAGTCGATACAATTAACACTCAACAGCCAAAGAGTAGCAAAGTCAAAAAGAGCAAAAAGTCTGCACTTTCACAGACTGATGATGTGAAGCACGCACTTCAAATAGGCGATCGCAATGTATTTAACACCTTATTTGAAATTTACCGCAATACCGAAGATATCCTGACTCGTTGTGCCATTAGCTATTTACTCAAAAATGCCTGTAAAGTCACTGATAAAGAAGAAGACTGTGAAAAATTTACTCAACGCCGCCGTAAACTTGAGATTCAGATTGAACGCATAAAAGAGCAATTAGAAGCACGAATTCCCAAAGGTCGAGATTTAACTAATACTAAGTGGTTGCAAACACTCTTCACTGCCATACACAACGTCCCTCAAAATGAAACAGAGGCGAAATCTTGGCAAAACAGCCTTTTAAGGCAATCTAGTTGTGTACCGTTCCCAGTAGCTTACGAAGGCAGCGAAGAGATGACTTGGTTTAAAAACCAAAAGGGACGCATTTGTGTAAAATTCAACGGTATGAGCGAAAGGTAA
- the cas12k gene encoding type V CRISPR-associated protein Cas12k (Type V-K CRISPR systems have also been known as with the large Cas12k protein, has also been known as type V-U5, and Cas12k as C2c5.), with product MVGVSVGLKQPATVAVVDGITNKVITYQSIKQLLGNNYKLLNRQQRKKQTLSHKRQIAQIFASPKPFEESELGQYIDRLIAKKIVALAQTYSAGSIVVPKLGDIREQVNSEIQARAEQKCPDCLEAQKNYAKQYRHSVHQWSYGRLIECVQTQAAKAGIVIEEVKQPIRGSPQQKAKELAFAAYKSRQMAD from the coding sequence TTGGTAGGTGTTAGTGTTGGTCTAAAACAACCTGCAACAGTAGCAGTAGTGGACGGCATTACAAACAAAGTTATCACCTATCAAAGCATTAAACAGCTACTAGGGAATAATTACAAACTGTTAAACAGACAGCAAAGAAAAAAACAAACTTTATCTCACAAACGCCAAATAGCCCAAATATTTGCTTCACCAAAACCATTTGAAGAATCTGAGTTAGGGCAGTACATAGATAGATTAATAGCTAAAAAAATTGTCGCCCTTGCTCAAACATACTCTGCTGGTAGCATAGTCGTTCCTAAACTAGGCGATATCCGAGAGCAGGTAAACAGTGAAATTCAAGCAAGAGCTGAACAAAAATGTCCAGATTGCCTGGAAGCACAGAAAAATTATGCCAAACAGTATCGTCATAGTGTCCATCAGTGGAGTTATGGCAGATTGATTGAGTGTGTACAAACTCAAGCGGCTAAAGCTGGAATTGTTATAGAAGAGGTGAAACAGCCCATCCGAGGAAGTCCACAACAGAAAGCAAAAGAGTTAGCGTTCGCCGCCTATAAATCACGCCAAATGGCAGATTGA
- a CDS encoding 3'-5' exonuclease — MLTKILPAFNEKAYGADRYQAMIEAQQIIASSSTFLDTETTGLSNAYLVEICILSHHGSSLINTLIKPPIPIPEETTRIHGITNEMVANAPEFPGIYPRLKQILEGQSVCIYNASFDIGIIDNCCDYYKLPRIEIKADCAMNLYADYYGEWSRYWGNNKWQKLPGGGEHRAYSDAKACYKLVHAMAQPESCPYVTPSRIFPPKQLFIHWIPWLSLTLQVERKYGSRKLKEWSIKKPVFSLSPLAKNETDAEIFQQFSF, encoded by the coding sequence ATGCTTACTAAAATCCTACCAGCATTTAACGAAAAAGCCTATGGGGCAGATCGTTACCAAGCCATGATTGAAGCTCAACAAATAATTGCTTCAAGTTCCACGTTTTTAGATACCGAAACCACAGGATTATCTAACGCTTACTTGGTGGAAATATGCATTCTATCGCATCATGGAAGCTCCTTAATTAATACCCTTATCAAGCCACCAATTCCGATTCCTGAAGAAACCACCAGGATTCACGGTATCACGAATGAAATGGTTGCCAATGCGCCAGAGTTTCCAGGAATTTATCCCCGATTAAAACAAATCCTTGAAGGTCAATCTGTTTGTATTTACAACGCCAGTTTTGATATCGGAATTATCGACAACTGCTGTGATTACTATAAACTGCCAAGAATTGAAATCAAAGCTGACTGCGCCATGAATCTATATGCTGATTATTATGGTGAATGGTCGAGATATTGGGGCAATAATAAATGGCAGAAACTACCTGGTGGAGGGGAACATCGAGCCTACTCTGATGCCAAAGCCTGCTACAAATTAGTTCATGCAATGGCGCAGCCAGAATCATGCCCATACGTAACTCCATCTAGAATCTTCCCGCCAAAGCAACTTTTTATTCATTGGATTCCTTGGCTATCTTTGACTTTACAAGTTGAGCGAAAATATGGTTCTCGCAAGCTGAAAGAATGGTCAATCAAAAAACCAGTATTTAGTTTATCTCCATTAGCCAAAAATGAAACAGACGCAGAAATATTCCAGCAATTCTCATTTTGA